From Thermovenabulum gondwanense, one genomic window encodes:
- a CDS encoding polyprenyl synthetase family protein, translated as MSKTAYEIIKNELKEVESLIRNQFSGNFGLISQAINSTVLSGGKRLRPALLLLCAKAGKNYDKSKALNLACAVELIHAATLIHDDIVDDSKFRRGMPTLQSLFGKDAAVYAGDYVLIKAFNFLYSVKDFDIINLFSRVMEKIVKGEIKQKEDVFKVISFTDYFKRIKKKTALLFGLSCEVGGIIAGTDNDKIRALKNFGINFGIAFQIIDDILDYTGNREILGKSPGNDIKEGVITLPLLLAIASPHYKDSLLQLIEGIKTGEDNSSRIVEIVLESGAIERSKEFARRILEKSIRSLSPIENLTVKSALESLALSSIERTF; from the coding sequence ATGTCAAAAACTGCCTATGAAATTATCAAAAATGAGCTAAAGGAAGTGGAATCGCTAATCAGAAATCAGTTTTCCGGAAATTTCGGACTTATTTCTCAAGCTATAAATAGTACTGTTTTAAGCGGGGGTAAGAGGTTAAGACCTGCCCTTTTACTTTTATGCGCTAAAGCAGGCAAAAACTACGATAAATCAAAAGCATTAAATTTGGCCTGTGCAGTTGAGCTTATTCATGCTGCCACTCTTATTCACGACGACATAGTGGATGACTCTAAATTCAGAAGAGGAATGCCAACTCTCCAATCCCTTTTCGGTAAAGATGCAGCAGTGTACGCCGGTGATTACGTCTTAATAAAAGCATTTAATTTTCTTTACTCAGTTAAGGATTTTGATATAATAAATTTATTTTCCAGGGTTATGGAAAAAATAGTTAAAGGCGAAATAAAACAAAAGGAAGATGTATTTAAAGTAATCTCCTTTACCGATTATTTTAAAAGAATAAAGAAAAAAACCGCCCTTCTTTTTGGGCTCAGCTGCGAAGTGGGAGGAATAATCGCCGGTACGGATAACGATAAAATAAGAGCCCTAAAAAATTTCGGTATAAATTTCGGCATAGCCTTTCAAATAATTGACGACATATTAGATTATACGGGAAACAGAGAAATCCTGGGGAAAAGCCCCGGAAATGATATAAAAGAAGGGGTAATTACTTTACCCCTTCTTTTAGCAATAGCGTCGCCCCATTATAAGGATTCGCTCCTTCAATTAATAGAGGGTATCAAGACCGGAGAAGATAACTCTTCCCGTATAGTAGAAATCGTTCTTGAATCAGGGGCTATAGAACGCTCTAAAGAATTTGCCAGAAGAATCCTTGAAAAATCTATAAGGAGCCTTAGCCCTATTGAGAATTTAACCGTTAAGAGTGCTCTGGAATCCCTTGCCCTGTCCTCCATTGAGCGTACCTTTTGA
- a CDS encoding FMN-binding protein, whose translation MKKFIAAVLCLLIVASLLAGCSSSKQGQQQQQQQQQQQQQQTPPAQEALKDGVYYAEAKDFDSHGWKPIATVIVKNGKITNVFFDYISKEGKLKTFDAEYAKNMKAKTKTTPHDAIMALEESLIAKQKVDTVDAVSGATSTSNDFKAIVADALKNQVTSQGQYKDGLYKAMEKDFDSHGWKAMVAVIVKDGKITSVFYDEINKDDNTNYKLSNAEYAKNMEAQTKTTPAKAYEALSKSLLEKQDPATVDTVSGATGTTQKFKTLASEALSLAK comes from the coding sequence ATGAAAAAATTTATAGCTGCAGTATTATGCCTCTTAATTGTTGCATCGCTCTTAGCAGGTTGCTCATCTTCAAAACAAGGCCAACAGCAACAACAACAGCAGCAACAACAGCAGCAACAGCAAACGCCGCCTGCGCAGGAAGCTCTGAAAGACGGGGTTTACTATGCTGAAGCAAAGGATTTCGATTCTCATGGCTGGAAACCCATTGCCACCGTTATCGTAAAGAATGGAAAGATTACAAATGTATTTTTCGATTATATAAGCAAGGAAGGCAAATTAAAGACTTTTGATGCAGAGTACGCAAAAAATATGAAAGCAAAGACAAAAACAACCCCCCACGACGCCATTATGGCTTTAGAAGAATCATTGATAGCAAAACAGAAGGTTGATACTGTAGACGCTGTTTCCGGTGCTACCAGCACCTCCAACGACTTTAAAGCCATTGTGGCAGATGCCTTAAAAAATCAGGTAACTTCTCAGGGACAGTATAAAGATGGGCTTTACAAAGCCATGGAAAAAGATTTTGACAGCCACGGCTGGAAGGCAATGGTAGCGGTAATAGTAAAAGACGGAAAAATCACTTCTGTATTCTACGATGAAATCAATAAAGACGATAACACCAATTACAAACTCTCCAATGCAGAGTACGCAAAGAACATGGAAGCTCAGACAAAAACAACACCTGCAAAAGCCTACGAGGCTTTGAGCAAATCTCTCTTAGAAAAACAAGATCCAGCTACTGTTGATACAGTAAGCGGTGCAACGGGAACAACTCAAAAATTCAAGACCTTAGCTTCGGAAGCCCTGTCTCTTGCAAAATAA
- a CDS encoding prenyltransferase, translating to MVVAASLAYSFESKFHLFWFLLSAAGVYLIEIGKNAVNEIVDYISGVDTFIPKEERTPFSGGKKTIVDGLLTVKDARNIAIFTFLAAAAVGLIVWHFREPKILYIGLWGMALAVFYSLPPFMLCYRGLGELAVGIAFGPLVLCGMYLVLAGSIRYEAIIASVILGFLIANVLWVNQFPDYEADKKGNKKNWVVRLGKERSVTIFALLFALAYVSDIILVLYTKNLVFLLPLMSLPLSVKAVKVAKENLNNIPKFIEANALTVQIYQLTGITLVAASLISKFIMH from the coding sequence ATGGTAGTAGCCGCTTCATTAGCCTACAGCTTTGAAAGTAAATTCCATCTTTTCTGGTTCTTATTAAGCGCAGCAGGGGTATATCTCATAGAAATAGGTAAAAATGCCGTCAATGAAATCGTTGATTATATATCGGGAGTCGATACCTTTATACCAAAAGAAGAAAGGACACCCTTCAGCGGAGGTAAAAAAACCATTGTCGACGGACTGTTAACGGTAAAGGATGCACGAAATATAGCAATATTCACTTTTTTAGCCGCTGCGGCGGTTGGGCTAATCGTCTGGCATTTCCGGGAGCCGAAAATATTATACATAGGGCTTTGGGGAATGGCTCTGGCAGTTTTTTATAGTCTGCCGCCCTTTATGCTCTGCTACAGGGGACTCGGTGAACTGGCCGTTGGAATAGCCTTCGGTCCACTTGTGCTATGCGGAATGTATTTGGTTTTAGCCGGCAGCATAAGGTATGAAGCAATCATCGCTTCAGTGATTCTCGGTTTCTTAATAGCAAACGTCCTATGGGTAAATCAGTTTCCCGACTATGAAGCGGATAAAAAAGGAAACAAGAAAAACTGGGTAGTGAGGCTGGGAAAGGAGCGCTCCGTTACCATCTTCGCTTTACTTTTTGCCTTAGCTTATGTATCGGATATAATACTTGTCTTATACACAAAAAACCTTGTGTTTTTACTTCCTTTAATGTCACTACCTCTTTCGGTAAAGGCTGTTAAAGTTGCAAAAGAAAATTTAAATAATATTCCTAAATTCATAGAAGCCAACGCACTGACTGTCCAGATTTACCAGTTAACCGGAATCACTCTGGTAGCAGCTTCACTTATATCGAAGTTTATAATGCATTAA
- a CDS encoding ABC transporter substrate-binding protein has translation MKKKLAVIVALLLIATLILPGCSQQAQKPAEQQEIKIGAILPLTGSAAATGVKLKYAIETAEEIINGEHPEINMELAKSAGLPNLKGAKIKFIFADHQANPEIAKSEAERLIQNEKVVGLIGCYHSSATKPASQVAERFQIPFVAGSSSSAALTERGLKWFTRIAPHDGMETKFFFDYLKYLNEKFNAGIKKIAVVYIDNEYGVHAFQMVQKTIENYKNDGFELVLDVKYPANVSNVDTEVQKVKAAAPDAIFHASYIGDMTMFVKKYKELNVVPKVVLSYCGGYQDPQFVKNLGKDADYFAGPNATTSALFSKMPDLAKINEIYKKKSGVDIDGPTLEDFASAMVIAEAINKAGTTDPAKVMEVLKSTEFSAPYFVSGKIKFGEDGQNIYSASVMTQIQNGIYEAVWPENFQTKQPIPAFPEWNKR, from the coding sequence GTGAAGAAGAAATTAGCCGTAATTGTAGCCTTATTATTGATTGCCACATTAATTCTCCCGGGATGCTCCCAGCAAGCGCAGAAACCCGCAGAGCAGCAGGAGATTAAAATAGGAGCTATATTACCTCTAACGGGTTCTGCCGCAGCAACGGGAGTAAAACTAAAGTATGCTATAGAAACGGCGGAGGAAATAATTAACGGGGAACATCCGGAAATCAATATGGAACTGGCAAAATCCGCAGGACTCCCAAATCTGAAAGGTGCGAAAATTAAATTTATCTTTGCCGACCATCAGGCAAATCCGGAAATAGCAAAATCCGAGGCGGAAAGGTTAATCCAGAACGAAAAAGTGGTGGGTTTGATCGGATGTTATCACAGCTCCGCCACTAAGCCCGCCAGCCAGGTGGCGGAAAGGTTCCAGATTCCATTTGTTGCCGGTTCTTCCAGCTCGGCCGCTTTAACGGAAAGGGGCTTAAAATGGTTTACCAGGATAGCGCCCCACGATGGAATGGAAACAAAATTTTTCTTTGACTATTTGAAGTACTTGAACGAGAAATTTAACGCGGGCATCAAAAAGATCGCTGTGGTTTATATAGACAATGAATACGGTGTCCATGCTTTTCAGATGGTGCAAAAAACCATTGAAAATTACAAGAACGACGGTTTTGAATTGGTACTGGATGTTAAATACCCTGCCAATGTATCCAATGTGGATACCGAAGTGCAGAAGGTCAAGGCAGCGGCACCGGACGCCATTTTCCATGCTTCCTATATAGGGGATATGACCATGTTTGTTAAGAAGTACAAGGAATTAAATGTAGTGCCAAAGGTCGTACTTTCCTACTGCGGTGGTTATCAGGATCCGCAGTTCGTGAAAAATCTTGGTAAGGATGCGGACTATTTTGCCGGGCCCAATGCTACTACCTCCGCGCTGTTCAGCAAGATGCCGGACCTTGCAAAAATAAACGAGATCTACAAGAAAAAGTCAGGTGTGGATATCGACGGGCCTACACTGGAAGATTTTGCATCAGCCATGGTGATTGCCGAAGCCATCAACAAAGCCGGCACTACCGATCCTGCTAAAGTAATGGAAGTTTTAAAGAGCACCGAATTCAGTGCGCCGTATTTTGTGTCCGGCAAGATAAAGTTTGGTGAAGATGGACAGAATATTTACTCAGCTTCCGTAATGACCCAGATACAAAACGGAATTTACGAAGCCGTATGGCCGGAAAACTTCCAGACAAAACAGCCAATACCCGCCTTCCCCGAATGGAATAAGAGGTAA